Below is a window of Hydrogenimonas sp. DNA.
TGCGCGCAAGCTCTCTTGCAGCTTCGTAGTCGTCATTTTCCATCGCCCTGTATTCGGAATTTGCCAGGACATACATAAACTCCAGCTCTATCCCTATATGGTCCGGCCCGACCGCTCTCGCCTTGTCGAGCTGGACTCTGAAGTCGTATCGGTTATAGAGTTGAACGACGGGGTTGTCTCCTCCGGTCTCGAGCATCTGGTCGTCGCGTCTGTAGAAACTCTCGTAGGGGATCATGTGCAGAACAAATAGATTGGTGAAATCTACATCCAGAAACTGCTCTTTGAGTCTCTTTCTATCCAGCTCTTTCGGTTTTTCCCACTGCATGAAGTTGGGGAAAAAGGAGAGTATCACCTCGTCGTTTTCGATGGTTTCGAGAAACTCTTCGTCTACCTCCTTCATCATCGCCCTGGATATCAGAGCGTAGAGATTGATGCGCGCAATCTGTTTGGTAAGCTGTTCGTTCATCCGGTACCTTTGTCTTTGGAGAATGGAAGGAAGAGGTGAACCGTATTTGCCCTACCGTTTACCTCTTGCTTCCGCAATTATATCCGATATTCAGCGGGGCTTGACACCCCGCCCGCGAAACTCTCTTTTAGAGATCTTTCACCCTGAATTCGTAAGCCTTCTTGCTCAGGGGAACGACCGGACGCTTGATCCACCACGGCCTCCTCTCCGTGTCGGAAGAGTCAAGCGGCCTGGTAAGTTCGTCTCTCCATGCCTTGTAGGTCTTGAAGTTGTTTTCGTAGTTTACCCAGATGTCGCCGATCTTGTCATCTTTGCCCGCTTTCTCTATGATGACCTTCTGGTGCCAGGCGTGGTTGCCTGCAACCGGATCGGGGTGTACCGGGGCCACGGCATTCTGCCATGAACCGCTCAGGCCGTCCCACCAGATATTGTCGAGGTCTTTGTTGAACTCTTTGAACTGCCACGATTCGGGGCGGCTCTTGATCCCCTCTTCTATACCCTCTTTCGGCTTCAGCGTTCCCACTTTGCCGTCCATCGTCATCTCATACAGAGGAGCTCCGACCCCCATTACACCCAGTTTGTGCTTAAAGCCGGGAATCTCGACGGCATTTTTGAGTTTCCAGCGGCCTGCATGGTGGCTGCATGCCAGAACACCGGGGAAGGTCCCTTCGGTCGGAACGGCCATAGCAATGAAGTAACCGCTCTCCAGGTTGCTCACCGTATCGACTATTCTAACTTTAATAGCGTCTCCGCGCTTGATTCCGAGGCGCTCCGCATCTTTCGTGTTTATCCAGACCGGGTTGTGGTTCTGGCTTATCTCCATCAGGTGCTTGGAGTTTACGCTCCTGGTGTGGATATTGTACGGAAGCCTGAATACGGTATTTAGAGCGAATTCGTTCTCCTTTTTCATATAGCGGTGGTGGACATGCGAAACTATGTGAATCATCTTGTCATACTCACGCTCGTTTCTTGGGTAGATCGGAAGGGCGTATTCGGGCCACTTCCAGTCGATAAGCCACTCACAGAAGAGATCGAGCTTCTTGTCCGGGGTATGGAAACCTTCGTAAAGTACTCCGTCTATCTCCACACCGATAGATTTTCGGCGTCCGCCGTGCTCCACCCACAACACGCCGAACCTGTCCTTTTCGACGTCGTATGCCGGGTATCTGTGTCCGTGGGCGTAGTAGTATGCACCGTCGAATCTGAGCTTCTTCTCCTGCGGACGGTAGATATTCGTATTCTCCGTCCATGCACCGCGGTCACGCATAAATTCGTAACAGGGGTACTCACTGTCAGGATAGGCCGCTTTGGCCGCCTTTTTGAGCTTCGGAAGCAGACTGAACGCTGCGTCGTAATACTCTTTTACGGTAACCGGCTGACCGGGGTGTCTTGCGCTCTCCCAGTGTTTGCGAACACCCAGTGAGCCGTCCGGGTCGGCGTGCAGGCAGAGAAGCTCGGCGAAGAACTCGTTCTCCTCCCACACCTCTCCGAGGCCCGCTTTCATATGAGCCTCCAGAGTGCCGCGGTAGGGCACTTTCGGCTTCCACCCCATCTTCTCCATCGCAACCCGAAGAACCGGCTGCCTGAATGCGGTCCACTGCTCCGGTTTGGTAGGAGCGGACTGCTGGTCGTGGCGCTCCCCGGCAAGCCCGACCGGAAGGACGTAGTCGCAGTACCAGTTCGTTTCAGACCATGTCGGAGAGAGGTTGAAAGTGAGTTCCATGCGATTTTCGTCTTTAAGACACTCTATCCAGCGGAATCCGTCCGGGTTGATCCATACCGGGTTGTACATTCTTGGAATCCAGACGGCAAGCCTGTCCGGAATCTTCAGACCTCTCGCATTCCACTTGTTTCTCCACTCGTCATCCATCATCAGATGCGGAAGGATCATACTCATCTCGTAAGTACTCAGAGGGTACTCGGGCGGCCATGCCAACTCGTTCCAGACATTCACTTTGTCGGGGCGTCTGCCGGCTACGGTAGCCTTGTCACCCTTCCCGCCGACAGAGATTTCGTGCCAGTGGTGCCAGCCGACACCGCCGATGTCGCCGGCCAAAGCACCGCGGAGCGCGAGAGGCAAAAATGCGGACCGGGTAATCATCCAGCCGCCACGGTGGGCTATGGGGCCGGACCTCCAGAGATATGTTGCGATCCTGGGACCGGCATCTATGAACATTTCGAAAAGCTTGTCCAGCTTGTACTCCATACCCTCAAGTTTGCACTCTTTGACGACGAACTCCTTGGTATAGGGCGAATAGAGCTCTCTCATGAGCTCGATAAAGCTCTCGTAACTCTCGTCTTCTGGCATTTTGGAGATATACCCTTTTGTAACCATAAACTTCAGGTATGTACGGTTTGCCATCAGGCGGTCCCAGTTTATCCAATCTTTGACAAACCTATGGTCTATAAGATCGTCGCCGTTTTTATCCTTCTCGTTCAAAATACGGTTGGCGAGATAGAGATATAGAGCCGTCTCCGTACCGGGCCATACCGGAAGCCAGAGATCCGCAATACCCGCGGAGTTTGAAAGACGCGGATCGAGTACGACCATTTTCGCACCTTTCTTGCGCGCGTCCGCTATAAGACCGGCAGACTGCTGGAAGTAGTGGCCGGCATCGGCTGCATGCGACGACTGGAGAAATATCAGTTTCGCGTTTGCCCAGTCCGGAGAGTTCCTGTCATCATTCGCCCACTGGATGGAGCCTTCACGCGCACCGGCGGAGCAGATGTTCGTATGGGAGTCGAAGCCGTCTATGCCCATTGTGTGCGGAACCCGTCCAGAAAATCCGTTTTCGTTGGGGCGGCCGACATGGTATATGATCATCTTTTTTGATACTTCATCGCCTCTTTTCAGCGTCTCGTTGATCTTCTTTCCAATCGTTTGAAGAGCTTCATCCCATGTGGTGCGTATCCACTTCCCTTCACCGCGTTTGGAACCAGGAGCTCTTTTTATCGGGAAAGGAATCCTGTCGGGATCGTACATCTGGGATTCCGTGGCATAACCTTTTGCGCAGTTTCTGCCGCGGCTGCCGCTGTGTAGAGGGTTACCCATGTACTTTCTTACGGTCATCGTCTTTTTGTCGACCCATGCGGTGAGGCCGCAGCCAGCTTCACAGTTCGAACAGACGGACGGCACTATCGTATAGTCGTGCACCAGTATACCGTCGGGATTGTCTTCACTTCTGACACCTTGGCGTTCGATGCCTCCGCGCTTCCAGTCGTCCCCGTCCAGTTCACGGAAGCTGTCCCACTTCTCGAGAGGGGGGTAGAAGTCCAGACTCTCCGGTGTGTTCGTAAACTCGGCTTCAGCCTCTGCAGAAGCCTCTACGACACTTTCGAAAACTCCCGTAGCCAGAGTGGCGCCGGCAACGGTAAAAGCCGCACCCTTTAGAAAAGTTCTTCTTTGTTCATTTATCATCGTATATCTCTCCTGCTCTTTAACTGAGATTCAAAAGCTGCGGAATCACTAGCCACACATGCTTTGCTATCCACAGACCGGCCAGGGCCAGAACGGACGCAAGCGCCAAAAGCGAATTGGATCTGTTCTTCAGACCGAGTATCACCAGTACGACCGGAATGATATATCCCAGGTACTGGCCGATCCAGAACATGGTATGGTATTCGCCGCCGCTCTTGACGAAGGCGATGGTGGCCGCAACCTCTTCCGCTTTCATGGCGCCGAAGTAGTACTCGCCCATATATATGATGAACGATAGAGATGCGCTGACCGCAAGGACGATCGCAAGGTCCCGTTTAACCTCTCTGTCACCTATCCCAAGAACCAGATAGACCGCCGAGCCGCCTATAAACGCCGCAAGCACCATCTGCATGAGCTCCGTAGGAGTCTGCCACAGCTCTCTTGCAGCTGCTTCGCCCATGATGGTTGCGGTGTAGAGCGTCACAGGAATCGCAAAAATGAACGCAGCCCAGAGCAGTTTGTCGTACAGCTCCTCATCCAGTTTGCCGAGCACCCTGCCGGCAGCCATGACGAAGATGATGCCGGTCAGAATCGTAGCCAGCCATGCACCCACCGTAATCGCGGATGTAAAGTGCGGATGGAGGAAGATATTGAGCATCCTGTAGGGGTGGTGCAGATCCAGTAGCGTGAAGAGAAGGAATATGTTCAGAAATATGAACGCGATCACCGGCATGAGACTCTTCACTCCGCCTACACGGTCCCCATACTTCTTGAGCAGATAAACTCCGACCAGAATAACGCCCGTGGCTATACTCTTGGCCCACATGTTGAGAGTGATCATCCAGCCCCATACGATGCCCGGAAGCGCAACGTCGAGGGTCACCACCGCATTGGTCGCGGCTGTCGCATGTTCTACCATCTTAGTGACCTCCTATATGTTTAAGGTGCGTAATGTTGTCAAAGAGACTGAATCCTTCTATACGCTCGCTTGCCAGAGGATTGAGGTTCACCTCGCCTCCGCCTACGTAGAAGTGCTTCGGAGCGGTGTTTTTCTCCGGCTTTCTGACTTTTACGTTGCCCTGATGCTCCATGATGTAGCGGCTTATGCTGCTGGCAGGATCGTCCAGGTCGCCGAATATGTTCGCCTCTACCGGACAGGCGACCACACATGCGGGCATCATTCCGCCGGCTACACGGTGCGCACAGTATGTACACTTGTCCGCCGAATTGGTCTCGGGGTCTATATAGATAGCTCCGTAGGGACACGCCATGACACAGCCTGCACAGCCGATACAGCGCTCCTTGTCCACATTCACTATACCGTTGTCCAGATAGTGCAGAGCACTCACCGGGCATATACGCTCACAGGGCGCATTTTCACAATGGTTACACCTCAGCGGCGTGAAGGTTCTCTTCGCCTCGGGGAAGGTCCCCACATCGACATATTTGACACGAAGTCTCCACATTCCGATCGGAACGCTGTTTTCCACTTTGCATGAGACCTCGCACCCTTTACAACCCATACAGAGCCCAAGATCTACCAAAAAGCCGAGCTTCATAAACCCCTCCTCTAAAATTTGACTGATGTTAAGCAAACAACGGGCCAAACCCTTGGTTCGGCAAAGCCCGACAGCCATTCAACCGCGAAATCGGCTTTCGGGCTGAAGTTGTGCCGTTTGCGTAACATCAGAGTTCAATACGAATATCGCATAATAGATCGTCCGTTTCCCGTTTCAGGTTACAGCAGTTTCACAATTTATGCGAAAAAGCCCACCTATCAGCCGTTTTTATCCATGAGAGCGTTTCAAAAAAAACGAAACCTCTCCAAACCGCCTTGAAACAGGGGATAATCCAGTCTAACAATAGTTTTTTTAATTGAAGCTTTATCGGCCGTGCGGCAGCTTTATGAAGGCTTTTTGGCAGTATGTTTTATAATTTTTGGCTATTTCAATCAAGCCTGCTTGGATCGCACTTCACTTTTATTGATGATGCCGCATACGGCGGGGAGTCTGAAGCTGACCGTAGTCCCCTTCCCGCGCTCGGAGCTTATCTCAATCTCTATATTATGCAGCTTTAGAATATATTTCACTATAGCTAGTCCAAGGCCCATCGAGTTGTCCCAGCTATGTTTCTGAACACGGTAAAACTTTTTGGTAACGGCATCGATCTCACTCTCCTCTATACCCTCACCGCGGTCAATTACACTAAGACGCTCCGAATCGATGCGGACCTCGACATCACTGTCGGAGTACTTGAGGGCGTTGTCTATGAGATTGACGATGACCATCTCCATCATCGTTTTGTCGGCATGTATGAGCACACTCTCGTCTGCTTTAACGAGGACATCTCTGTCATGATACTTCTGCATAAGCGCATGTGCCGCAGCCTGAACCACGCCGTTTAGCTCGAAATCACTCATATTAGGGGTTATCTCGCTGTTTTCGAGGCGGGTGGCGAAACTGAGCCTGTCGATCATCTCGCTTATTCGCCTGGTATTCTCCTCTATGCGGGTCAGAAATTTTTTTCTTATCGAAAGCGGAAGGTTTTCATCGTCAAGAAGAGTCTCCGTATATCCCATCACGGCGGCGACAGGATTTTTGAACTCATGGCTTATCGCCGATATGATCTCACTCCGCTGTCTGCTTGCAAGCCGCAGTTTCGCCGTATATTTGCGCTTCTTCTTTTCATTCTTCTCGAGCCGTTTGGCAAGCTTTTTCAAAAGTTTGGCAATGGCGGAGAATTCGGCCGAAAATGCGGCGGATATATCGGCCTTGTAGTTTTTCGCGGCTATTACCCTGAGATATTCGGTAACCTTTCCCAGTTCGGCATCTATCGCTCTTTGGATCAGACGGCTTATGATGAAACCCAAAACTACCGCAACCAGAAATACCAGTGCTATGCGCAACCACAACTGGGTGAAATCCATCATCACACTGTCAAGCGAGACCGACAGGCGCAAAACGGCATCTTCGCCGTTCAACTCTATCTTTTTGGCAGCATAAATGCGGTCGTTTCCCACGGTTTCGGAGTAGCGCACCGCGGTTGCGAAGCCGCTTCTGCGCGCCTCCATCACCTCCGGCCTGTTCGCATGGTTCTCCATACGGGTGACATCGGCTTCATTGTCGAAAAGCGGTCTGCCGTCCATCGCTATCAGCGTAACACGCAGCGGGCGTCCCATGATCTCGCTCATCTCTTTGGCGGCGAGACCGAGAGATTTCCCCTCCTCCAGCCTGGATCTGACATAGGCTATTTCACTCTTGAGCTGGTTCGTATACTGTTTTATCTCTATCTCTTTTATGGAGTAGTAGATGATGAGCGAAGCGAATGCCAGCGTACCTGTAAGAAGGAGTATGAAGTTCAGATAGAATATCTGTGAGAGTTTCAGGTTGGATTTCAGCACATCTGGTACCCCACACCGCGGACAGACTTGATATAGTTTTTACTCTTGTCCGGGTCAATCTTCTCTTTAAGCCTGTTTACGGCCACGTTGACCGTGCGGACCTGGAAGTCGCCCACATCTCCCCACACCCTCTCGAGAAGGAGATCGCGGCTAAGAACGATATTTCTGTTTTTCACCAGTTCCAGCAGCAGGTCGAACTCCAGCTTCGTAAGCTCCACCGCTCTCTCACCGACAAAGACTTCATGGCTTTTGGGTTTGATCGTGATGTCACGGTAACGGACCACTTCGCTCTCCTCCGGTTTGCTCCTGCGCAAAATTGCCCGTACCCTGTGAAGAAGCTCTCTGAAGTTGAAGGGTTTGGTCACATAGTCGTCTCCGCCGCGCAAAAAACCCTCCTCTATCTCCGAGTCGGCCACTTTGGCGGTAAGAAAGATAACAGGGACGTCGATACCCTCTTCGCGAAGTCCCTGCACAAACTCGCTCCCCTCCACGCCGGGAAGGTTTCTGTCGACAATCATCAGGTCCGGCATCTCCTCCTCCAGCAGTTTCCGTACCGGTTGAACGCTGAGAGAGGCGAATGTCTCATGCCCCTCTTTGTTCAGGTGGTACTCCAAAAGCTCCAGAAGATCTCTCTCATCTTCGATGACCACGATAAACGCCATCTCAGCCGCTCCCCAGTTCTCCGCCGCTCTTTATATATATGAGAAGCCTTGCCACATCGGTAGCGTGGTCGCTTATGCGCTCCAGTTTTCTGGCGAGTTTGAGCACGGTCATGAAGTCGAGCGGATCTATATCGGTATGGTAGAGAGTATCGGACAGATCCTTCTGCACTATCGAGTAGAGGTCGTCTCCTTTGGACTCTTCCACTTTTATGGAGCGGTAGAGAGAGCGCAGCTCCTCTTCGCTTTGGGATATATCTATCATCTTTACCATAGAAGTTACCGCATTAAGCGCGCTCTGGTGAAGCGCCTGCAGCGAAGCCTTTATCTTCCCGAGGTCGAACTCTCCGGCTATGAGCGATTTGTTGTTCTTTATATATGACCTAAGAGTCGAACAGGTGTTGACCAGTTCGTTGGTCATCTTCAGGTAGCCAACCATCTCCCGAAGCTCCGTAGCCTCCGGCCCGTAGAGCGCAAGCGTCTTTATCACTTCGTTGTCTATCTCGTTAGCTTTGGAACCGCACCCTTTCAACGCCTCTTTCGCTTCGTCCAGTTTCCTGGTATCGGAGTTTTTGAACCCATCGAAAGCGGTTTTCTGGGCCTTCTCGATCATGCCGGCGAGCTCCCTCATAGCACTGTTGACCTCTAAAAGCTTCTCCTGATAACTTGAAAGCATTACAACCCTTTATATACATAAAATATAACCGGAAGTCTATGCAAAAACGGTAACGGTTCGGTAACAGGGATTATACCATCACATACACTTTTGTAACCGTTTCGTATCTTTGGACTCCTACAATAGCAGCGTTGAAAACGAATCATCAAAACAAGGAGCAACATATGCTTAAGAAGACGGTCGCGGCTCTGGCCGCAGGTGTGATAGCGGCAACGGCTGCAGACATCAGCGGTGCAGGTGCATCGTTTCCGGCGCCGGTCTATTTCGACTGGGCTTACATCTACCAGAAGGATACCGGCAACAGGGTAAACTACCAGTCCATCGGATCGGGCGGGGGAATCAAGCAGGTCTCCGCCCGCACGGTAGACTTCGGCGCGAGCGACAAACCTCTTAAAAAACGCAAACTCGACAAAAAGGGGCTCTACCAGTTTCCGGCGGTCATAGGCTCCATCATAGCGGCCTACAACATTCCCGGGATAAAAGACGGCGAACTCAGGCTGGAAAACCGTGATCTCGCGGCCATCTTCCTCGGCAAAATAGAGTACTGGGACGACAAGCGCATAGCAGAAGACAATCCGGGCCTGAAGCTTCCGCATAAAAAGATTGTCGTCTGCCGCAGAGCCGACGGCTCAGGTACGACATTCAACTTTAGTTACTTTCTGGCTCATGTAAGTGACGAATGGGCCGACACCGTAGGCATCGGTAAAGCTCTCGACTGGCCGACCGGACTCGGCGGAAAGGGCAACGAGGGAGTCTCAAGCCTTATAAAGCAGAATCCATACAGCATAGGTTATGTCGAATACGCCTACAAACTCAAAAACGGTTTCGGCGCCGCGGTTCTTCAGACAAAAAGCGGGAAATGGGTCGAAGCGAAAGAGGAGAATTTCAAAGCGGCGGCAAAATATGCGAAGTGGTCCGGCAAAAACCACTTCTACCGGATTCTTGCCCTTCAGCCCGGTGACAACAGCTATCCGATCGTAGCGGCAACATTCATACTCCTGCCCAGAGAGAATAGTGAGAAGAACAGGGAGGTGGTCAAATTCTTCGACTTCGCCTTCGAAAAAGGTGACGAAGCTGCGAAGAAACTCGGCTACATACCCCTGCCGGCCGAAACAAAGTCGATGATAAGAGAGTACTGGAGAGAGCACGGAATATATTGACGAAGTTCCGACGGAGTAAAAACGTAACGTCCTATCAGAGTATGTGATTTTCATAACTTCATGGGAATGTAGACGGTCACTCCCCGCCGAATCTTGGGCTTTGCGCAACACCTGTCAGAGAGTGTTCAACAAGAGGCGGGAGTTGAAGAACTGTTACGATTCTACATATTACGGCGGAACTTGGTACCCAAGTGTAAGAAAAAGGCCGCTATCCGGCCAGGATACGATAAATTTATATGACTGAATTACAAACGTTACGCAAAAAGCGTAACGTCATCTCGAAATCTATGATTTCGAAGCTTTAGAGGGGTATGTAGGACGCTTAGTCCACATAGAAAAACCAGTTTATTCAAAAAAGGAGAGACAGATGAAAAAGATACTTGTTTCAGCGGTTGCCGCAACACTTGCGGTCTCTACACTTTCAGCCGGAGCGATCACCCTCTACCAGGATAAAAACACAGGTGCCATCTACACCAAGCCGGGTGCGGATCGGGTCGAGATCGGTAACTTCGTAAGTTCACAAGATGCTTATGCAGGAAAGAGTTCCGGCACCAAGGTCAAATCCAAGGTTCCGGTGCTAAAGTTCAGCGGTAAACACTACCTCGGTTACACATATACCGACGACAAAACTGACGCCAACGAAGACAGCAGCACCTTCGAGACACGTAGAAACTACTTTCAGGTCAAAGCCTACTGGAACTCCAAGGACTATATGAGACTCACTCTAGACACTTACCAGAATGCCGAAAACGACTGGGCCGTCCGCCTGAAGTACGCCTATATATTCCTCAGTGACGTTCTGCCAAAAACCGGTGTCGAGTTCGGCCAGGTCCACCGCCCGTGGATCGACTGGGAGGAGCATCACGGTTGGTGGTACCGATCTATCTCCAAAACGTTCATAGAGGACAAACATGCGGCCGACCTGACAAATTCAGCCGATATCGGCATCAACTTCAAGACGAAAACCCCCTATTTCAGCTCCGAAATAGGCGTTTTCAACGGCGAAGGCTACCACGGCAGACATGAGGGCACTGAGATGTCGTACGAGTGGAGAGTTACAGCAAACATCCTGGGCACCGGAAAGAGAAAGGTGCATATGGACGACGAATATTTTGACCTATCCTTCATGGGGCAGTACAACAACGACAACTACTACAAACTGGACGCTCTGGGCAACCCTTCAAAAAAGCAGTGGTGGGGAGTGCATGCCGTATACAACCGGCCTGAGTTTCTTATAGCCGGTATGTATGTAGACTCCAGCTCCAGCACCTACAACAGTGGAAAAGGACGCGGAACCGGTTACAGCGTAAACGGTGAGTACCGGCCGGTAGAGAAGTGGTCCGTTCTGGGAAGATATGACTACTGGGAGGTGGAAAACGATGCTGAAGCCGGATCGTATGCCGGAAAAGATAAAAACCAGTATATCGTAGGCGTAGCGTACGACTATAACAAAAACGTCAAGTTTATCGGAAACGTCACATCGTACGACGACAAGGTCAACAAAAGCAAAGCGGATAAATTCATGTTCACCGCAGAGGTACACTGGTAGAATATATCTTATCTGCCGAAAGTTCTTGCTCTGCAATGACGCAAGAGCTCTGTATAGCGCTGCAGCCGGGGCCACCCTATGCGGCTCCCGTCTGCACAGACACCATAAATCAGCGATAAAAAATCTTTATTTCAAGTATGGGGTCTTAACAACTCAGTCAGGGTGCCGATCTTATCTTTGCCGGTTCAAATGAGCCATTGCCAGATGGCTCAGAGAGCTTGCAAATTTCACTCTTACTCCCTCGCGGCCGTTTTACGGCCGCTTTTTCAACTCCCACCGATTTCATAACTGATGTTTGTAACAGTTTCGTAATCAAACGGCCATATAATTGCGCAAATAATTTCAACCCGGATTTTGCCACAGTAATTCAAAACTCAAAAGAGACGAGCCGGTCTGTTCTACGTGTAATTTTGAAATGGTGTTTGGGAAGATCCGGGTCAAACCAGGGGGCCGATGTGAATCGAGTGATCGACACCATCTTTCACAATACTACACGCTTTTTCGCCATATCCGTACTACTGGTGCTCGCCGCACTCTTTGCGGTACTCTTCAGCGAGGCCAAACCGGCGATGGAGGCCTTCGGCCTCGACTTCATCATAAACAGCAAGTGGGCACCCAACATGGAGATTTTCGGAGGGTACCCGGCAATATACGGCTCTATAGTCTCGACGATCATCGCCATGCTGATAGCCACGCCGATAGCCATCGGTATAGCGATATTTCTCAGTGAACTCACCCCTCCCTGGATTTCGACACCGGTGGGGATGGCCATAGAGCTGCTTGCCGCCATCCCATCCATTATCTACGGTATGTGGGGGCTCTTTTATCTGGCTCCCGTCCTAAGGGACATATGGGGCGGCAACGGCCTGGGCCTTATGACAGCCGGCATAGTCCTCTCTATCATGATTCTCCCTTTCATGGCGGCCATAACCAGGGATGCCATGAAGACTACACCGGAGATTCTGAAAGAGTCGGCCTACGGCATGGGAGCCACACGCTGGGAGGTTCTTAAAGATGTCGTCATCCCGTATGTCAAAAGCGGCATAATCGGTTCCATCATTCTCGCACTCGGCCGTGCGGTCGGGGAGACTATGGCGGTAACCTTCGTCATGGGCAACTCCCACAAGGTCCCAAGCTCGATATTCCAGCCCGCTACATCGATTCCGGTAACACTCGCCAACGAATTCACGGAGGCCGATACCGATCTCTACTACTCGAGCCTATTCTATCTGGCGCTGATACTGCTTGTAATCAGCTTCACGGTAATCGCGGTGGCGAAATTCTGGTTTCTGAGAAACCTTCAGGAGCAGCGCATATGACACTACAGAAGAGGCGTATATTTGTCAACAAAGCGGTTATGGTGCTTTCAACTGCAGCGGCCCTGACCGGGCTCATTTTTCTATTCTGGATCATCGGGGTCCTCTTCTACAAAGGCTTCAGCGCTCTCGATCTGAGCATATTCAGATACGACATGGCGCCCCCCGGAAGAGAGCCGAGCGGCCTTAGAAACGCCATTGTAGGGCAGTTGATGCTGGTTGCCGGCGCTTCTGTGATAGGTGTTCCCATAGGTGTACTGGCGGGGACCTACCTGAGCGAATACGGCGGGAAAAAGAGCAGGCTGGCGCGGCTGGTTCGAGATATTTCCGACATCATGATGAGCACGCCGAGCATAGTCATAGGCGCCTTCATCTATGCCATACTGGTAGAACCTATGGGGCACTTCAGCGGATGGGCCGGCATCGCGGCT
It encodes the following:
- a CDS encoding phosphate transport system permease protein PstC, encoding MIDTIFHNTTRFFAISVLLVLAALFAVLFSEAKPAMEAFGLDFIINSKWAPNMEIFGGYPAIYGSIVSTIIAMLIATPIAIGIAIFLSELTPPWISTPVGMAIELLAAIPSIIYGMWGLFYLAPVLRDIWGGNGLGLMTAGIVLSIMILPFMAAITRDAMKTTPEILKESAYGMGATRWEVLKDVVIPYVKSGIIGSIILALGRAVGETMAVTFVMGNSHKVPSSIFQPATSIPVTLANEFTEADTDLYYSSLFYLALILLVISFTVIAVAKFWFLRNLQEQRI
- a CDS encoding phosphate transport system regulatory protein PhoU, whose translation is MLSSYQEKLLEVNSAMRELAGMIEKAQKTAFDGFKNSDTRKLDEAKEALKGCGSKANEIDNEVIKTLALYGPEATELREMVGYLKMTNELVNTCSTLRSYIKNNKSLIAGEFDLGKIKASLQALHQSALNAVTSMVKMIDISQSEEELRSLYRSIKVEESKGDDLYSIVQKDLSDTLYHTDIDPLDFMTVLKLARKLERISDHATDVARLLIYIKSGGELGSG
- a CDS encoding phosphate transport system permease protein PstA, which produces MTLQKRRIFVNKAVMVLSTAAALTGLIFLFWIIGVLFYKGFSALDLSIFRYDMAPPGREPSGLRNAIVGQLMLVAGASVIGVPIGVLAGTYLSEYGGKKSRLARLVRDISDIMMSTPSIVIGAFIYAILVEPMGHFSGWAGIAALAVMMVPIVLRTTDDMLQLVPGSLREAAAALGAPKYKIIIQVVYRGAKVGMFTGILLSVARIAGETAPLLFTSFSNNFFSTDLDKPIASLTVTMFNYATSPYQDWIDQGWAAALILALFVLGVNIVGRIVIRKKR
- a CDS encoding phosphate ABC transporter, periplasmic phosphate-binding protein PstS, which produces MLKKTVAALAAGVIAATAADISGAGASFPAPVYFDWAYIYQKDTGNRVNYQSIGSGGGIKQVSARTVDFGASDKPLKKRKLDKKGLYQFPAVIGSIIAAYNIPGIKDGELRLENRDLAAIFLGKIEYWDDKRIAEDNPGLKLPHKKIVVCRRADGSGTTFNFSYFLAHVSDEWADTVGIGKALDWPTGLGGKGNEGVSSLIKQNPYSIGYVEYAYKLKNGFGAAVLQTKSGKWVEAKEENFKAAAKYAKWSGKNHFYRILALQPGDNSYPIVAATFILLPRENSEKNREVVKFFDFAFEKGDEAAKKLGYIPLPAETKSMIREYWREHGIY